The following coding sequences lie in one Futiania mangrovi genomic window:
- a CDS encoding YdhR family protein encodes MITAVVQFKLGEAMSLDHAAAVFQTTAPRYRGMSGLVRKYYLFDPETGTGGGCYLFESRAAADAVFDDAWRALIREKYSAEPHIQYFETPVVVDNVSDEIVVGANAPG; translated from the coding sequence ATGATCACCGCGGTCGTTCAATTCAAGCTCGGCGAGGCCATGTCGCTTGACCATGCCGCAGCGGTTTTCCAGACCACCGCACCGCGATATCGGGGCATGTCGGGACTGGTGCGCAAATACTACCTGTTCGACCCCGAAACGGGGACCGGCGGCGGGTGTTACCTGTTCGAGTCCCGCGCCGCGGCCGACGCGGTCTTCGATGACGCCTGGCGGGCGCTGATCAGGGAGAAGTACAGCGCTGAGCCTCACATCCAGTATTTCGAAACGCCCGTCGTGGTGGACAACGTCAGCGACGAAATCGTCGTGGGCGCCAACGCCCCCGGCTAG